The segment GCATCATCGCACCCTGCTTCAAAGATAGCATCTTCTAAAGCATCTAAGTCTTCTGATCTTTGGCTAATACCTGACAATACTAGGGTGAAATTATATGCCATCATTTTGACTTTCTCCATGCTAACAACAACCTTAAAGTTTAGTACTACTCCTATCAAACTAAAAGTCTATATGTTTATTGGGATGTTTATCTCTTGCCATGCTTTGATGGTTAATTGATAAATTCAACCTTTAGCATAACTCAATAGTTGACAAATGTCAACACAAAGGATAGCAAAAGTTAGGAGATGTGTTGGATAACGCACCCTGTGTTTAAGAGGCAATGATTAGTCCATCACGAGGAGGAAGACTAAAACTTATACTAGATTCATCCCAATTAATGCTTCCTTTTCCATAAACTATGTTATTAGGTTTGACGTTAGTAATTGACTGAAATTTTTCTGCTAAAGATAAATTTATTTCTTGAGAAGATCTATCAGCATTGATCGCAATAATTAAAACTTCTCTACCTAAAATCCGGGCAAAAATATAAACTTGTTGTTGGGCATAAAGAGTGTGATATTCTCCAATTCGTAAAGCTGGATAATGATGGCGTAATTTAATGAATTGACGGTGATAATTTAAAACGTCTTGATTCCATTGATCCTCAGAAGGAAAACCACGACGACAGTCTGGTTCATGGCCTCCCGGTAAACCAATTTCATCGCCATAAAAAATATTAGGCGCACCAGGAAAGGTAAATAGTAATAATGTTGCTAATTCTACGGTAGATTGATCGCCATCGGCAATGCTAATTAATCTAGCAGTATCGTGGCTATCGAGTAAGTTTAATTGGGTTAATTCAATTTCCCAAGGATGACGTTGTAATAAATTATTAATTTCTACAGAATATTGGGCAGCGTCTATGGCAGGATAGGGTTGATAGAAAGAAGGCACGGTATTTGTTACGACGCGATCGCCCGCAATAAAAGCAATAGTAGCACGACCAAAGGGATAATTCATCACCCCATCAAATTGTGTTCCATCTAACCATTGGGTAGCATCATCGACAATTTCTCCAACAATATAAGCGTCAGCATTAATGGCTTTTACCCGTTGTCGAAACTCCTGCCAAAACCCCTCTGCTTTAATGCAAGCAGCCACATCTAACCGCCAACCATCAATCCCTTGATGTAACCAATATTCTGCTACTTTCATAATATATTCTCGCACCGCAGGGTTATCGTGATTAAACTCTGGTAAGGCGCGATAATTAACCCAAGAAACATAGTTAGCGGGAAGATTTCCATCATAAGCCGAAAGCGGCCATCCGGTAATTTTAAACCAATTTAACCAAGGAGAATTAGGTCCATTTTCTAAGATATCATTAAAGAAGAAAAAGCCCCGACTGGCATGGTTAAAAACTCCATCCAAGACCACTTTTATATTACGTTTGTGGGCTTCTTTTAGCATCTTGTGGAAGGCTTCATTTCCCCCTAAAAGAGGATCAACTTGATAATAGTCATGGGTATGGTAGCGATGGTTAGAAGCCGACTGAAAGATCGGGGTAAAATAGAGGGCTGTAATGCCCAGATCTTGCAAATAATCCAGTTGATCAATTACCCCCCAAAGATTACCCCCTTTGTATCCTTGAAAGGTTGGAGAAGCTTGCCAATTTTCTAGGGGAATATTGAGTAACCATTGTTGATCAGGAGGAACTGTTCGGGCAAAACTATCGGGATAAATTTGATAGAAAACCGCGTGTTTAACCCAGTCGGGTGTATGAATTGACATCTCAGGACTTGTTAATAGTTAATTGTTAGTAGTTGTTTGTTTCATCGGGATTTATCCCTAACTCTCTTAATCTTGCGGTTAATTCGGCAATTTTTTGTAAAGCTAATTCTTTTTGTTGACGTTCATATTCTTTTTGTTGCAAGGCTAGTTCTTTGTCTTGTCTTTCCTGTAAATTGGCTTCTTCAGGTGTTGGGATTAATTTCCCATTAGGACTAAAATAACGCAATTTATCCGCATATATCCCTAAATACAACCCCAGTTCTTCGCTCCATAACCACCCTTGTTCATTGGGTTCAATCGGTTGATATTTGCCCCTAATTAACGTATATCCTTCAAACTCTAAGCTATAAGGATCAAACCAAAAATAATCAGGAGTTCTAAAGGTATTTTGATAAATTTCTTTCTTTTCTTCTCGATCTGTTTTAGCGGTACTATCTGATAGGATTTCAATAATGACATTAGGATATTTTCCGTCTTCTTGCCAGACTACCCAACTTTTCCGCTTTTGATTTCTGGTTGTTCCTAATACGACAAAAAAATCGGGTCCTCGAAAGTATTCTGATTTTTTCTGATTAGGACTATAATATATGGTTAAATTTCCTGTAGCAAAGTAATCCTCTCTGTCTTTCCATAGCCATTCTAAACATTTAATGAGTAGGATGATTTGTTGAAGATGTAGGTTACTTTCCAAGGGGGGTTCATCGCTCCAAAATTCTCCTTGTGGAAAGATTATCTCATCTTGGGGAGAAGTTTGGCTAGGGGATAGGGTTTGAGTTGTCGTCATTACTGGTTGAGTTGGTAAACTAACATAAAGAGCAACTATTCCCCATAATGGGTTTTAGCACGATGAGTATATACTAACATCTGTTAATCTCTATTCTTTATCAAGACGTTGACCATAAAGCTTCCACGGTTCAATAAAAAAAAATCGCTGGTTACTAAAGAGGATTTATCTTGTTTTAATTAAGTTTTTACCTGTGAAGGTTGAGGGCGCAAGCATTGCGCCCAAACAAGGTTGGGGTTTAGGGATAAAATGATAATTGAGGCAGTCCGAGGGTTTCTTCCCAACCCATCATCAAA is part of the Rippkaea orientalis PCC 8801 genome and harbors:
- a CDS encoding glycoside hydrolase family 13 protein; translation: MSIHTPDWVKHAVFYQIYPDSFARTVPPDQQWLLNIPLENWQASPTFQGYKGGNLWGVIDQLDYLQDLGITALYFTPIFQSASNHRYHTHDYYQVDPLLGGNEAFHKMLKEAHKRNIKVVLDGVFNHASRGFFFFNDILENGPNSPWLNWFKITGWPLSAYDGNLPANYVSWVNYRALPEFNHDNPAVREYIMKVAEYWLHQGIDGWRLDVAACIKAEGFWQEFRQRVKAINADAYIVGEIVDDATQWLDGTQFDGVMNYPFGRATIAFIAGDRVVTNTVPSFYQPYPAIDAAQYSVEINNLLQRHPWEIELTQLNLLDSHDTARLISIADGDQSTVELATLLLFTFPGAPNIFYGDEIGLPGGHEPDCRRGFPSEDQWNQDVLNYHRQFIKLRHHYPALRIGEYHTLYAQQQVYIFARILGREVLIIAINADRSSQEINLSLAEKFQSITNVKPNNIVYGKGSINWDESSISFSLPPRDGLIIAS
- a CDS encoding Uma2 family endonuclease, with the protein product MTTTQTLSPSQTSPQDEIIFPQGEFWSDEPPLESNLHLQQIILLIKCLEWLWKDREDYFATGNLTIYYSPNQKKSEYFRGPDFFVVLGTTRNQKRKSWVVWQEDGKYPNVIIEILSDSTAKTDREEKKEIYQNTFRTPDYFWFDPYSLEFEGYTLIRGKYQPIEPNEQGWLWSEELGLYLGIYADKLRYFSPNGKLIPTPEEANLQERQDKELALQQKEYERQQKELALQKIAELTARLRELGINPDETNNY